The genomic region CTCCGTCGGTTGCGAGGTCGGAATCGTAGCTGACTGGGTCTTTGCCGTTGCCCTGGCGCTTCGCCCGCGCGTTTCGAACGTCTGGCCCGTCTCGAATGAGGTCCTCGCAGTTGGGACAGCACCGTGGCTCAGTCGTACCGGCGGGCTCAAACACGCGCACGTAATCGTCGGTGACGTGAGCCCCGCAATTCTGGCATTCAGGCATGCTTGACCTCCGTCAGCGTCTGCTGGTTCTCGTCGGGCCGCTCGTCGCACCACTCGTTTTCGTGGCGGTTGAACTGCTCGTCCCACGGGATATTCTCCCCGCAGTGTTTGCACTCGGGCATTAGAGCATCCCGAGCAGGTAGCTCGCAGCGGCGAGTGCAATCAGCGCTCCAGTCCGTACGCAGAGATGTCATACGGTATTCTAATAGAATATAAAAAGGCCGAAGTATAACTGCGTAATTATATTACATATGTGCGACTCCGAGGATGGAAAGATCGTAACTCTCACGAGCAAAGGTCAAATGACGATCCCCAAGGAGTTCCGCGACAAACTCCAGATTGACCCACCAAGTCGAGTCCGGTTTGATGAAAACGAGAACGGAGAGATTGTAGTGCGGCCAGTCAAGCGCCCATCCGAGCTTCGAGGCGCGCTTGCATCGGAGAGCGAGACTCATGAACAAACTGCCACCCGCCAGCTCCGCGAAAGGCGAGCGAAAGACAAGCAGAGGGCCGATGATACGCATAGCTTGTCGAAGCAGGATAAATAGCGGTTGTCTTCGGTGCCGGACTTTTCCTCGCCTTTTGATTTGGTGAGCGGGGAGCGGGCGAGGTGGAACGGTGATGGGTTCTTTTTATTTTGGACTCTCGGTTGGTGAGCGTAGTAGCGTCTCGTCGACTGAACGGCCCTGTTGTGCGTTGAAGCGGTATAATAGCCGTTGTGGCCTGGAATACTGGCGGAGAGAGTGGCGATTGGTGAAAATAGCAGTTACGCTGGCAGCTTGAGGGTGGGTGAAAGAGGTTGAACTGAACGTGAGGTGCAGAACAGAACGTGAGGTTCAGAACTGAACGTGAGGTGGAACGGAGAATATCAAATTAACCCGCTTTATCAATCTTGACAAAGAGCGCCAGAAGCGTGGTCACTAATCAATCTTGAACAAATCAGGTAACCACTCGGTCAGAATAAAGCGGATAGGACCAGATTATTTGCTGACCTATCCAAACATCTGGCGCATCATCGGATGCATCTCCATGAGCTGCTCTTCGGCGATCTCCTCGTACAGCTTGTACGTAATGGAGACCGTCAGCAGCAGCCCGGTACCGGAGACGCCGCCGATGGTACCCAGCATGTTGGCCATCACTGCGAGCAGCCCAACAAGGGCCCCTCCGATAACGGTCACTTGTGGAATATACCGCTCAAGGACCTTCTCGATGACGCCGACGTTCTGTCGGAAGCCGGGGATCTGCATCCCGGAGTTGTGGATCTGCTTAGCCGTCGCCTCTGGACCCATATCGGTGGTTTCGACCCAGAACACGGCGAAGACTGCGCCACCGACCAGCATAACGAACAGGTCGATGCCGACGCGGGTCAGGATCTGCCAGACCGGTTGCGTAGTTCCTTCCAGCCACCACATCCAGTCGCCACGGCTCTGAACTGGGGCAAGGAAGTAGAACAGGCCGCCGGTTGGCTGGCCGTTGGCGTACGTGCCGAGGAACGCCGGCATTGAACCCAGCTGGGCGTCCAGAATCCGGCCCAGGAACTGGATGTTTGCCTGCAGCGCCCGGACGAGGATCATCGGCAGGACGCTCGCGTAGATGAGCTTGACCGGGAACCGGCCACGAGCTCCTTTCACACGGGCGTTCGATAGCGGTATCTCGACCCGGACCGACTCGGCGTAGACGACCACCGAGAAGATGAGGATCGTCGTGAACAGCCCCAGTAGTTCGCCCTGGAGCAGCACGGTCTGGAGGCCATCAGCGGCCAGCACTGGCCCGGTGCCGCGCTGGCCGGTGATGAACAGGTACCAGGTGTAGATGATCCCTTCGCTGTTGCCGATAAACGGCGTTGTCAGGACGCCACCGATGAGGCGTTGACTCACGCCGGCGACGATGAACAGGCCGATACCGGAGCCGACGCCCCATTTGGAGATGACCTCGTCCATGAACAGGATGAGGACACCGCCGACGAACATCTGGCCGAAGATGAGCCACTGGACACCGGTCGTACCGATACCCAGGGAACTTGCGACCGCCGTGTCAGCCGGGAGGAAGCCGCCGGCAAACACCATCGGGAGCCCGGTGAGACAGATCATCACGAGTACCAGCAGCTTCTGGAGCCCCTGATAGAGGATCTGGTCTCGCGGGTCGTCTTGGGTGTCTAGCCCGAGCAGGTCCGCCCCACCGAGGAGCTGTAACACGATGGACGCCGTAACGATCGGACCGATACCCAACTGCAAGATGCTCCCCTGACCGGAGGCCAGAATCGACGAGAAGCGCCCGAACACCTGTTGGCTGGCGTCGATGTCCAGCCCGAACAGCTTCACGTTTGTCAGGAAGAAATACAGCAGGAGTACGCCCCCTGTCCAAGTGAGCTTGCGCTTGAACGGGACGTGTCCTTCCGGCCGCTGGACTGCAGGCATCCGGACAAGCAGTGGTTCGGCGGTGTCCTTCCAGCTCATCGTTCGTTATTCCTCGTCCGCGTCTTCGTCTGTCTCGGCCTCGGCCTGGCGCTCCTCGCCGAGGTCGGTCAGTTCGACGCTCCCGCCTGCAGCTTCGACCTTCTCGCGAGCGCCCTCGGAGAAGTCGTCGGCGATGAGCGTGAGTTCGTGGCGAACCTGGCCCGCACCGAGTACTTTCACGTAATCGGCGTCGTCGGACTCTTCGACCACATCACGGACATCGACGCGGAAGCCACCGTCTTCGACTTCAGCGACGTCATCTGCAGCCAGCAGCGTGACATTCTCGTCGATCTCGCGAACGTCGATAGTTGCGGCCTCTTCCTGCACCTTCTGCGGGCGCTTGAAGCCGCTCTTGCCGAGCGGTTCGTGGTTGTGGAACTCGTGCTTGTCACGGCCTGCAGCACCGCGACCACCGCGATGGCCGGCACCACGTCGGTTCTTGTGTGAGCCGCCGCCGTGCGTGCGCGAGCCGCGCTGTCGTTTCTTTTTGCTCGTCATTATCGCATCGCCTCCAGGAGTTCGTCGATTCCCTCGGTCTCGTGTTTCCCGAGCTGCCCGCCCTCCTTGACGGGGTGTTTGACGCCGTCGTGGCCGCCACGGGGCGGGTGGAGACGAAGCGTCGGGGACAGACCCTGCTCGCGCAGCGTCGTCTCCTCGGAGAGGAGCGCGAACGCGAGCCCGGAGATGTCGTCGTAATCCGTGTGCTCGGCGACCCACTCGTCGTCCACGTCGGCGTCGCCCTCAAGTGGCTCGGCACGCGTCGCCAGGACTGTCTCCAGCGTCTCCTGGCTCGGCTCGCCGAAGGCGACGAAGTCGTTGACCTTCGCCACCATGCCGCGGTAGGCGTCCGTCTCAGGGACGAGCGTGCAGTGGTTCACGTGGTGGATGTTGAGCATCTCCAGCGTGTCCTGGATGTCGGTATGCATGTTGACTTCGCCACGGAGCTGGACGAGCGCGTGCATCACTCGATCACCTCTCGTTTCTCGAAGGTTCGCTCGGGGACGCGCGCCTCGGCCGTGTTCTGCAGGGCGTTGAACGTCGCCTTTGCGAAGTTGACCGTGGTGCGCGTGTTCCCGCTACTGCGTGTCCAGATGTCTTCGATACCGGCGAGTTCGAGCACCTTGCGGACGGTCTCTCCGCCTGCGAGGCCCAGCCCGCGCGGGGCCGGCTGGAGCTCGACCTCGACGCTCCCGGCCTTGCCCTCGGTGCGCAGCGCGACCGTGTGCGGACGGCCACAGCCACACTCCCAGGACCCGCAGCCGCGGGAGACATCGATGATGTTCAGCTTCGCGATGTCGATGGCTTTCTGGATGGCACCGCCGACCTGATCGTCACGCCCTTCGGCGTAGCCGATGAGACCGTCGCGGTTGCCAACGGCGACCACGCAGCGGAACTTCACGCGGCGGCCGGAGTCTGTCATCCGCTGGACCATGTTGATGTCCAGCACTTCGTCTTCCAGGTCGGGAACGAGCTGGTCGACGACTTCCGATTCTTTCAGCGGGAGTCCGGAGTTCAGCGCCTCCTGCATGGAGTCGATTTCGCCCTCGACAACCTGCTTGCCGAGGCGTGTCCGTGGCTCCCATCCGTTGTTAGCACTCATAGTTCGATGTCACCGTCCAGTAGGGTCTCTCGGAGCTCGTCGAAGTGCTCCGGGAGGTCTGCAGCGTCGAAGTCGCCGCTGTACAGCGGCTCTTCAAGCTGCTCGTCGTACTCGGCGATGTGGGCACCGCGCGTGCGCTGCCAGTCCGCGAGTACGTCGTCATTGTGCGGAATGTCCAGGCCGGCGTCAATTGCGCCTTCCTGTATTGCGAATACTTTGCTTCCGGGGGTCGGGCTGTTGAGTCCGATGTCAAGCACTGCCTCCTCGATACCCGCTTCCTTCGCGCGAAGCCCGGCGAGTAGACCGGTGAGGTACGCCGAGGGCATGTTGCCCGTCGGGGCCTCCCAGCCGTACTCGGCGAGGTCGCTCGAGTGAGCGGACGCGAGAGTGTCATCGCCATTGGGGCCAAGCGTCACCAGCTGCGCCCTGACGTGTTTATTGCTCTTTCGAGCAACGAGACGTGGCTTACCGGATTTCAACAGGCGCAACCGCTGATGGTAATCGGTTCTGGCCTCGCGGCGTCGCCGCATCGGTACTTTATATCGTGGTCCTGTCGCCATTATGCGTCACCGTGGTTTGCGTCGATGTAACGTTCGAGATCGGCAACGCTGTCGAACTCGCCACCGCCGGCCTTGTCGTACAGGTCGCGGTACTGCGAACTCGAAAGCGTTCCCTCGTCACGCAGTTCGCGCAGCTTCGTCCGTTGTGCGCGGATACGTGACTCCCAGTCCTCCTTGGAGTTCTGCCGTGCGCCTGCCTTGCCCTTCCGGGAACCGGCTCCCTTCTGGTGGCCGTACGCACGCTTCTTCTGGCGCTCCCGGGCGCGTCCACGAGAGTTGCCTTTCTTGTCTTTCGCCTGAATGGCGCCCTCATCAACCAGTTCGCGAACGTCCTCACGGGTAATCGCGTCAGCGATGTCGCCCTGTCGCTCGGGGTTGAACCAGACGCGGTTCTTCCCGACGTCAAGGACGTCTGCCGCGAGTCGCTTCTGTGCGGAGAGATCAGTCATCACTCACTCACCTCGACTTCGACGTAGGTGGGGTTGAGCACGCGGATGCCCGCGTCCTCGGCTTCCTCTTCGATTCGCTCGCGC from Haloarcula sp. H-GB4 harbors:
- the secY gene encoding preprotein translocase subunit SecY encodes the protein MSWKDTAEPLLVRMPAVQRPEGHVPFKRKLTWTGGVLLLYFFLTNVKLFGLDIDASQQVFGRFSSILASGQGSILQLGIGPIVTASIVLQLLGGADLLGLDTQDDPRDQILYQGLQKLLVLVMICLTGLPMVFAGGFLPADTAVASSLGIGTTGVQWLIFGQMFVGGVLILFMDEVISKWGVGSGIGLFIVAGVSQRLIGGVLTTPFIGNSEGIIYTWYLFITGQRGTGPVLAADGLQTVLLQGELLGLFTTILIFSVVVYAESVRVEIPLSNARVKGARGRFPVKLIYASVLPMILVRALQANIQFLGRILDAQLGSMPAFLGTYANGQPTGGLFYFLAPVQSRGDWMWWLEGTTQPVWQILTRVGIDLFVMLVGGAVFAVFWVETTDMGPEATAKQIHNSGMQIPGFRQNVGVIEKVLERYIPQVTVIGGALVGLLAVMANMLGTIGGVSGTGLLLTVSITYKLYEEIAEEQLMEMHPMMRQMFG
- a CDS encoding uL15m family ribosomal protein — translated: MTSKKKRQRGSRTHGGGSHKNRRGAGHRGGRGAAGRDKHEFHNHEPLGKSGFKRPQKVQEEAATIDVREIDENVTLLAADDVAEVEDGGFRVDVRDVVEESDDADYVKVLGAGQVRHELTLIADDFSEGAREKVEAAGGSVELTDLGEERQAEAETDEDADEE
- a CDS encoding AbrB/MazE/SpoVT family DNA-binding domain-containing protein, with product MTIPKEFRDKLQIDPPSRVRFDENENGEIVVRPVKRPSELRGALASESETHEQTATRQLRERRAKDKQRADDTHSLSKQDK
- a CDS encoding 50S ribosomal protein L18; this encodes MATGPRYKVPMRRRREARTDYHQRLRLLKSGKPRLVARKSNKHVRAQLVTLGPNGDDTLASAHSSDLAEYGWEAPTGNMPSAYLTGLLAGLRAKEAGIEEAVLDIGLNSPTPGSKVFAIQEGAIDAGLDIPHNDDVLADWQRTRGAHIAEYDEQLEEPLYSGDFDAADLPEHFDELRETLLDGDIEL
- a CDS encoding 30S ribosomal protein S5, which encodes MSANNGWEPRTRLGKQVVEGEIDSMQEALNSGLPLKESEVVDQLVPDLEDEVLDINMVQRMTDSGRRVKFRCVVAVGNRDGLIGYAEGRDDQVGGAIQKAIDIAKLNIIDVSRGCGSWECGCGRPHTVALRTEGKAGSVEVELQPAPRGLGLAGGETVRKVLELAGIEDIWTRSSGNTRTTVNFAKATFNALQNTAEARVPERTFEKREVIE
- the rpmD gene encoding 50S ribosomal protein L30; amino-acid sequence: MHALVQLRGEVNMHTDIQDTLEMLNIHHVNHCTLVPETDAYRGMVAKVNDFVAFGEPSQETLETVLATRAEPLEGDADVDDEWVAEHTDYDDISGLAFALLSEETTLREQGLSPTLRLHPPRGGHDGVKHPVKEGGQLGKHETEGIDELLEAMR
- a CDS encoding 50S ribosomal protein L19e gives rise to the protein MTDLSAQKRLAADVLDVGKNRVWFNPERQGDIADAITREDVRELVDEGAIQAKDKKGNSRGRARERQKKRAYGHQKGAGSRKGKAGARQNSKEDWESRIRAQRTKLRELRDEGTLSSSQYRDLYDKAGGGEFDSVADLERYIDANHGDA